The following coding sequences are from one Eublepharis macularius isolate TG4126 chromosome 19, MPM_Emac_v1.0, whole genome shotgun sequence window:
- the LOC129346195 gene encoding histone H2B 5: protein MPEPAKSAPAPKKGSKKAVTKTQKKGDKKRRKSRKESYSIYVYKVLKQVHPDTGISSKAMSIMNSFVNDIFERIAGEASRLAHYNKRSTITSREIQTAVRLLLPGELAKHAVSEGTKAVTKYTSSK from the coding sequence ATGCCCGAGCCAGCCAAGTCGGCCCCGGCCCCGAAGAAGGGCTCGAAGAAAGCGGTGACCAAGACGCAGAAGAAGGGCGACAAGAAGCGCCGCAAGAGCCGCAAGGAGAGCTACTCCATCTACGTGTACAAGGTGCTGAAGCAGGTGCACCCAGACACGGGCATCTCGTCCAAGGCCATGAGCATCATGAACTCCTTCGTCAACGACATCTTCGAGCGCATCGCCGGCGAGGCCTCCCGCCTGGCGCACTACAACAAGCGCTCCACCATCACCTCCCGCGAGATCCAGACGGCCGTGCGCCTCCTGCTGCCCGGCGAGCTGGCCAAGCACGCCGTCTCCGAGGGCACCAAGGCCGTCACCAAGTACACCAGCTCCAAGTGA
- the LOC129346134 gene encoding histone H2A type 2-B has protein sequence MSGRGKQGGKARAKAKSRSSRAGLQFPVGRVHRLLRKGNYAERVGAGAPVYLAAVLEYLTAEILELAGNAARDNKKTRIIPRHLQLAVRNDEELNKLLGGVTIAQGGVLPNIQAVLLPKKTESHKPKGK, from the coding sequence ATGTCTGGCCGTGGCAAGCAAGGGGGCAAAGCCCGCGCTAAGGCCAAGTCGCGCTCCTCCCGCGCCGGCCTGCAGTTCCCCGTGGGCCGCGTCCACCGTCTCTTGCGCAAAGGCAACTACGCCGAGCGGGTGGGCGCCGGAGCTCCCGTCTACCTGGCCGCCGTGCTGGAGTACCTGACGGCCGAGATCCTCGAGCTGGCGGGCAACGCCGCCCGCGACAACAAGAAGACCCGCATCATCCCCCGCCACCTGCAGCTGGCGGTTCGCAATGACGAAGAATTGAATAAACTGCTGGGAGGCGTCACGATCGCCCAGGGGGGAGTCCTGCCCAACATCCAGGCCGTGCTGCTGCCCAAGAAGACCGAGAGCCACAAGCCGAAAGGCAAATGA